One Pocillopora verrucosa isolate sample1 chromosome 10, ASM3666991v2, whole genome shotgun sequence genomic window carries:
- the LOC131773368 gene encoding melanocyte-stimulating hormone receptor-like, which yields MTSSVFYCWYYPSYSWDLGETTFAWLIFGITILASPVIFLLNAFEIVAVSRRRDLQRASTILLCSMALADIWVGAVSLPLTAVIDLLIAHQTFLDNVCILDLIGLAVMYCGSTSVLSHLTVIAWERYIAVKKWRTYQLISSRRRAKRLAVLAWLPSIVILPPYFLAAANIDIGWFKNSYLLFQGVFWGFALTVITYFYLMMYLEIRKLKMNLVHTVRTVSVVKQKAKIAKTTGFITGMIFLSFLLPTAIEILGKFFAIFQKSSVFRLTETIMQLNSLANPLIYYYRDRRFRNAIFEMLRLKKSEENLPAAGAKPRSVEEINPERQRRVAMNELTPQNNQIKPTRT from the coding sequence ATGACCTCGTCAGTGTTTTATTGTTGGTATTATCCAAGTTATTCTTGGGACTTGGGGGAGACCACTTTTGCCTGGCTTATATTTGGTATTACAATCCTTGCTTCTCCCGTGATTTTTCTTCTTAATGCGTTCGAGATCGTAGCCGTGAGCAGGAGGAGAGATTTGCAGAGAGCGTCGACTATTCTGTTGTGCAGTATGGCCCTTGCAGACATTTGGGTTGGTGCCGTATCCCTGCCGTTAACTGCCGTTATTGATTTGTTGATTGCTCACCAAACGTTTCTTGACAACGTCTGTATTTTAGACCTCATAGGCCTTGCTGTTATGTACTGTGGATCCACCTCTGTACTGTCCCATTTGACAGTGATTGCATGGGAGAGGTACATTGCTGTCAAGAAATGGAGAACATACCAATTGATCTCGTCAAGACGACGTGCAAAGAGACTTGCTGTACTCGCTTGGCTGCCGTCGATAGTCATATTACCGCCCTATTTCTTAGCTGCGGCTAACATAGACATTGGCTGGtttaaaaattcttatttactttttcaGGGTGTTTTTTGGGGATTTGCCTTAACAGTGATAACCTATTTTTACCTAATGATGTACCTTGAAATACGAAAACTAAAAATGAACCTGGTCCACACTGTTCGCACTGTATCTGTTGTAAAGCAGAAAGCTAAAATTGCTAAGACAACTGGTTTTATAACAGGAATGATATTTTTATCGTTTCTTCTTCCCACTGCGATAGAAATTTTGGGAAAGTTCTTCgcaatttttcagaaaagttcGGTTTTCCGACTGACTGAGACAATCATGCAGCTTAATTCCCTCGCAAATCCCTTGATCTATTATTACAGAGATCGCCGGTTCAGAAATGCTATTTTTGAAATGCTACGACTAAAAAAATCAGAGGAAAACCTGCCAGCTGCTGGCGCGAAGCCACGATCTGTTGAGGAAATCAATCCTGAAAGACAGAGAAGAGTTGCCATGAATGAATTAACAccacaaaataaccaaattaAACCAACAAGAACATGA
- the LOC131773377 gene encoding fibropellin-1, with protein sequence MKGHRMNNNVGQLNTVCICSRRKKKHHVDAHGRLDPCSEYPCANNGTCVDNGNNTFKCICPPGVTGDRCQVHTYQSLDPCSEYPCAKNGTCLDNGDNTFKCICPLGVTGDRCQVRLDPCLDYPCANNGTCVNNGDNTFKCICPSGVPGDRCQVPCSPPGESINAASGHISSLNFPNNYDANRICTWNITVPGGKIIKLTFLNFTLVAGENDDCAGAAADSARVFITNVASHGGNPNDFKICGQKLPPPVYSEGNFIQVRFESRTGPVNKGFNATFEAIDGDSLCPTDVILDETSGSFSTPFNPRNYPFNQTCSWKIIGKQGYHVELSLPDDNIQRCGGIACSCDYMEVQNSFSDQVPPGKLCGTPRDIPVTFYSLHESLRVVFVSDDTSMDFDGFEATYRLLNYSPPICPREAIPLSGSGEICSTNYPKSNYTASRNCTWNITAPADKIVKFTFTDFVLSECSANPCSDSCSYVELYDGGSTSSPLLGRFCQGSSWNETHLSSGNQMFVMFHPGKTVDRGFEAKYESTMTGGVDPCSEYPCANDGTCVDNEDSTFKCICPPGVTGDRCQVGLDPCSEYPCANNGTCVDNGNNTFKCICPPGVTGDLCQVDIDECRENKDHCHDICENTMGSYYCSCSDPELSVARDKRHCIAAGVEVDCGQDEMTITLPKSLLLGLDREHLRLIDANCTATENKTHFFLHTETGKCGTILKHNKDYVIYSNMVFEIPIEENKIARHLRQAMIPFDCFYSNWGAVSSIGIRPSGTKIVFSSRGFGKFTLSLDLFRSSQFIAPFSQDDFPVEFTIRERVYFETRVDSEDSTLSILALNCYATPYQDRNSQPKYDIIKDGCSVDNDDALQFHDSPDSQSQRWSLEAFQYVSNHAFVFFHCEVQICDAADPASRCARGCVERRRRSEGVLHDNPGNKYALAQGPIALNRENREAEAVALDETKPKVNTGFNVPVIASLCVFLGFCIVGMAWLKITSDRKRVAQQFIPLYEDLQK encoded by the exons ATGAAGGGACATCGAATGAATAACAATGTTGGTCAACTAAACACTGTTTGCATCTGCTCCAGGAGAAAGAAGAAGCATCACGTTGATGCACATGGCC GTTTAGACCCCTGTTCAGAATATCCCTGTGCCAACAATGGCACATGTGTGGATAATGGAAACAATACCTTCAAATGCATTTGTCCTCCCGGTGTCACTGGTGATCGCTGCCAAGTGCATACCTACCAAA GTTTAGATCCCTGTTCAGAATATCCCTGTGCCAAGAATGGCACATGCCTGGATAATGGAGACAACACCTTCAAATGCATATGTCCTCTCGGTGTCACTGGTGATCGCTGTCAAGTCC GTTTGGACCCCTGTTTAGACTATCCCTGTGCCAACAATGGCACATGCGTGAATAATGGAGACAATACCTTCAAATGCATATGTCCTTCCGGTGTCCCTGGTGATCGCTGTCAAGTCC CCTGCAGCCCTCCTGGAGAGTCCATTAATGCTGCTAGTGGTCACATTTCCAGCCTCAATTTTCCCAACAACTATGACGCAAACAGGATTTGTACCTGGAATATCACCGTACCCGGTGGGAAAATCATCAAACTGACCTTCTTGAATTTTACCCTGGTAGCAGGTGAAAACGATGACTGTGCTGGAGCGGCAGCAGATAGTGCCCGAGTCTTCATCACAAACGTTGCCTCTCATGGAGGAAATCCTAATGACTTTAAGATCTGTGGTCAAAAGCTTCCCCCTCCTGTGTACTCTGAGGGAAATTTCATTCAAGTAAGATTTGAATCTCGCACCGGCCCTGTAAACAAAGGGTTCAATGCAACCTTTGAGGCGATAGATGGAGATTCAC TGTGCCCAACAGATGTGATCCTCGATGAAACATCAGGTTCTTTCTCCACTCCCTTTAATCCAAGAAACTATCCATTCAACCAGACGTGTAGCTGGAAGATTATAGGCAAGCAAGGATACCATGTTGAGCTCTCATTACCAGACGATAATATTCAACGTTGTGGTGGCATTGCTTGCTCGTGTGATTATATGGAAGTCCAGAATAGCTTCAGTGATCAAGTGCCGCCTGGAAAACTATGTGGTACACCAAGGGATATTCCTGTCACATTTTATTCACTGCACGAAAGCCTGAGGGTGGTGTTTGTGTCCGACGATACAAGCATGGATTTTGACGGATTTGAGGCAACTTACAGACTGTTGAACTacagtcctccaa TTTGTCCCAGAGAAGCAATTCCTCTCTCAGGCAGCGGGGAAATATGCAGCACAAACTACCCAAAGAGTAACTACACTGCGTCCAGAAATTGTACCTGGAACATTACCGCGCCAGCTGACAAAATTGTAAAGTTTACGTTTACTGACTTTGTCTTAAGTGAGTGTTCAGCCAATCCTTGTTCGGATTCTTGTTCTTATGTGGAGCTTTATGATGGTGGGTCAACAAGTTCGCCTTTGCTTGGGCGATTTTGTCAGGGGTCGTCTTGGAATGAAACTCATTTGTCGAGTGGAAAccaaatgtttgtgatgttccatCCTGGAAAAACAGTTGATCGTGGATTTGAAGCGAAATATGAATCCACAATGACCGGTG gtgtAGACCCCTGTTCAGAATATCCCTGTGCCAACGATGGCACATGCGTGGATAATGAAGACAGTACCTTTAAATGCATATGTCCTCCCGGTGTCACCGGTGATCGCTGCCAAGTCG GTTTAGACCCCTGTTCAGAATATCCCTGTGCCAACAATGGCACTTGCGTGGATAATGGAAACAATACCTTCAAATGCATATGTCCTCCCGGTGTCACTGGCGATCTCTGCCAAGTCG ATATTGATGAGTGTCGGGAGAACAAGGACCACTGTCATGATATCTGTGAGAATACTATGGGGAGTTACTACTGCTCTTGCTCAGATCCAGAGTTAAGCGTTGCACGAGACAAGCGCCATTGTATTG CCGCGGGAGTGGAAGTAGACTGTGGCCAAGACGAAATGACTATTACTCTACCCAAGTCTCTCCTCTTGGGTCTTGACCGTGAACACCTGAGACTAATAGACGCGAACTGCACAGCCACTGAAAACAAGACTCACTTTTTCCTTCATACCGAAACTGGAAAGTGTGGTACCATTTTGAAGCATAATAAGGATTACGTTATATACAGCAACATGGTGTTCGAAATACCTATAGAAGAGAACAAGATTGCGAGGCACTTGCGCCAGGCTATGATCCCCTTCGATTGCTTTTACTCCAATTGGGGTGCAGTGTCCTCCATTGGAATCAGGCCATCAGGCACGAAGATCGTTTTTTCTTCCAGGGGATTTGGAAAGTTTACTCTCAGTTTGGATTTGTTCCGAAGTTCTCA ATTCATTGCTCCCTTCTCTCAGGATGACTTCCCTGTTGAATTCACAATCCGTGAACGAGTGTACTTTGAAACCCGTGTCGACAGCGAGGACTCAACATTGTCAATCTTAGCCCTGAACTGCTATGCCACCCCCTATCAGGACAGGAATTCTCAGCCCAAATATGACATTATTAAAGACGG GTGCTCGGTCGACAATGATGACGCACTTCAATTCCATGACAGCCCCGACAGCCAGTCTCAGCGCTGGAGCCTTGAAGCTTTCCAATACGTCAGCAACCACGCGTTTGTGTTTTTCCATTGCGAGGTCCAAATCTGTGACGCCGCAGATCCTGCCTCAAGATGTGCTCGAGGCTGCGTAGAGCGAAGACGACGAAGCGAGGGGGTTCTTCATGACAACCCGGGTAACAAATACGCTCTGGCCCAAGGTCCTATCGCACTGAACCGCGAGAACAGAGAGGCGGAAGCGGTTGCCTTGGATGAGACTAAGCCCAAAGTTAATACAG GTTTCAACGTGCCTGTTATTGCCTCGTTGTGTGTGTTCCTTGGATTTTGCATTGTGGGAATGGCATGGCTGAAGATAACTTCGGATAGAAAGAGAGTCGCACAGCAGTTCATACCACTTTACGAGGACCTGCAAAAGTGA